In Dromaius novaehollandiae isolate bDroNov1 chromosome 2, bDroNov1.hap1, whole genome shotgun sequence, one DNA window encodes the following:
- the FBXL2 gene encoding F-box/LRR-repeat protein 2 isoform X3: protein MVFSNNDEALINKKLPKELLLRIFSFLDIVTLCRCAQVSKAWNVLALDGSNWQRIDLFNFQTDIEGRVVENISKRCGGFLRQLSLRGCLGVGDSSLKTFAQNCRNIEHLNLNGCTKITDSTCYSLSRFCSKLKHLDLTSCVAITNSSLKGLSEGCRNLEHLNLSWCDQITKDGIEALVKGCSGLKALFLRGCTQLEDEALKHIQNHCHELVILNLQSCTQISDEGIVKICRGCHRLQSLCVSGCSNLTDASLTALGLNCPRLKILEAARCSHLTDAGFTLLARNCHELEKMDLEECVLITDSTLIQLSIHCPKLQALSLSHCELITDDGILHLSNSTCGHERLQVLELDNCLLITDVTLEHLENCHNLERIELYDCQQVTRAGIKRIRAHLPHVKVHAYFAPVTPPPSVGGGGQRLCRCCVIL from the exons aatattttctttcttggacATAGTTACTTTGTGTCGATGTGCACAAGTTTCCAAG GCATGGAATGTTTTAGCTCTGGATGGAAGCAACTGGCAAAGAATAGACCTTTTTAACTTTCAAACAGATATAGAG GGTCGTGTTGTGGAAAATATATCGAAAAGGTGTGGTGGGTTCCTGAGACAACTTAGTCTGAGAGGATGTCTTGGTGTTGGAGACTCCTCTTTGAA gACCTTTGCACAGAACTGTAGAAACATTGAACACTTAAATCTAAATGGGTGCACAAAAATTACTGACAG caCGTGTTACAGTCTTAGCAGATTCTGTTCCAAGCTGAAACATCTGGATCTGACATCTTGTGTAGCCATCACAAACAGCTCTTTGAAAGGTTTAAG TGAGGGTTGCAGAAATCTGGAACATTTGAATCTTTCCTGGTGTGATCAGATTACGAAGGATGGTATTGAAGCACTGGTGAAAGGGTGTAGTGGACTAAAAGCTCTATTTCTTAGAGGTTGCACACAG TTAGAAGATGAAGCACTGAAACACATTCAAAATCACTGTCATGAACTTGTAATCCTGAATTTGCAGTCTTGCACA CAAATTTCAGATGAAGGCATTGTAAAAATATGTAGAGGATGCCACAGACTTCAGTCACTGTGTGTTTCTGGTTGTAGCAACCTTACAGATGCTTCTCTCACAGCACTTGGTCTAAACTGTCCAAGGCTGAA GATTTTGGAAGCTGCGAGGTGTTCACATCTTACAGATGCTGGTTTTACCCTTTTAGCACGG AATTGTCATGAGCTGGAAAAGATGGACTTGGAAGAATGCGTTCTG ATAACTGACAGCACATTGATACAACTTTCTATTCACTGTCCTAAGCTACAAGCATTG AGCTTGTCTCACTGTGAATTGATCACTGATGATGGGATTCTTCATCTGAGCAACAGTACATGTGGTCATGAGAGGCTGCAAGTACTAGAGCTTGATAACTGTCTTCTCATCACTGATGTGACTCTGGAACACCTGGAGAACTGCCACAACTTGGAGAGAATTGAGCTATATGACTGTCAGCAAGTCACACGAGCTGGAATCAAAAGAATCAGA GCTCACCTACCTCATGTGAAAGTTCACGCTTACTTTGCTCCAGTGACTCCCCCTCCTTCGGTAGGAGGGGGTGGACAGCGCCTCTGCAGATGCTGTGTTATTCTTTGA
- the FBXL2 gene encoding F-box/LRR-repeat protein 2 isoform X1, which produces MEGRRRYQVFSNNDEALINKKLPKELLLRIFSFLDIVTLCRCAQVSKAWNVLALDGSNWQRIDLFNFQTDIEGRVVENISKRCGGFLRQLSLRGCLGVGDSSLKTFAQNCRNIEHLNLNGCTKITDSTCYSLSRFCSKLKHLDLTSCVAITNSSLKGLSEGCRNLEHLNLSWCDQITKDGIEALVKGCSGLKALFLRGCTQLEDEALKHIQNHCHELVILNLQSCTQISDEGIVKICRGCHRLQSLCVSGCSNLTDASLTALGLNCPRLKILEAARCSHLTDAGFTLLARNCHELEKMDLEECVLITDSTLIQLSIHCPKLQALSLSHCELITDDGILHLSNSTCGHERLQVLELDNCLLITDVTLEHLENCHNLERIELYDCQQVTRAGIKRIRAHLPHVKVHAYFAPVTPPPSVGGGGQRLCRCCVIL; this is translated from the exons aatattttctttcttggacATAGTTACTTTGTGTCGATGTGCACAAGTTTCCAAG GCATGGAATGTTTTAGCTCTGGATGGAAGCAACTGGCAAAGAATAGACCTTTTTAACTTTCAAACAGATATAGAG GGTCGTGTTGTGGAAAATATATCGAAAAGGTGTGGTGGGTTCCTGAGACAACTTAGTCTGAGAGGATGTCTTGGTGTTGGAGACTCCTCTTTGAA gACCTTTGCACAGAACTGTAGAAACATTGAACACTTAAATCTAAATGGGTGCACAAAAATTACTGACAG caCGTGTTACAGTCTTAGCAGATTCTGTTCCAAGCTGAAACATCTGGATCTGACATCTTGTGTAGCCATCACAAACAGCTCTTTGAAAGGTTTAAG TGAGGGTTGCAGAAATCTGGAACATTTGAATCTTTCCTGGTGTGATCAGATTACGAAGGATGGTATTGAAGCACTGGTGAAAGGGTGTAGTGGACTAAAAGCTCTATTTCTTAGAGGTTGCACACAG TTAGAAGATGAAGCACTGAAACACATTCAAAATCACTGTCATGAACTTGTAATCCTGAATTTGCAGTCTTGCACA CAAATTTCAGATGAAGGCATTGTAAAAATATGTAGAGGATGCCACAGACTTCAGTCACTGTGTGTTTCTGGTTGTAGCAACCTTACAGATGCTTCTCTCACAGCACTTGGTCTAAACTGTCCAAGGCTGAA GATTTTGGAAGCTGCGAGGTGTTCACATCTTACAGATGCTGGTTTTACCCTTTTAGCACGG AATTGTCATGAGCTGGAAAAGATGGACTTGGAAGAATGCGTTCTG ATAACTGACAGCACATTGATACAACTTTCTATTCACTGTCCTAAGCTACAAGCATTG AGCTTGTCTCACTGTGAATTGATCACTGATGATGGGATTCTTCATCTGAGCAACAGTACATGTGGTCATGAGAGGCTGCAAGTACTAGAGCTTGATAACTGTCTTCTCATCACTGATGTGACTCTGGAACACCTGGAGAACTGCCACAACTTGGAGAGAATTGAGCTATATGACTGTCAGCAAGTCACACGAGCTGGAATCAAAAGAATCAGA GCTCACCTACCTCATGTGAAAGTTCACGCTTACTTTGCTCCAGTGACTCCCCCTCCTTCGGTAGGAGGGGGTGGACAGCGCCTCTGCAGATGCTGTGTTATTCTTTGA
- the FBXL2 gene encoding F-box/LRR-repeat protein 2 isoform X2 has translation MEGRRRYQVFSNNDEALINKKLPKELLLRIFSFLDIVTLCRCAQVSKAWNVLALDGSNWQRIDLFNFQTDIEGRVVENISKRCGGFLRQLSLRGCLGVGDSSLKTFAQNCRNIEHLNLNGCTKITDSTCYSLSRFCSKLKHLDLTSCVAITNSSLKGLSEGCRNLEHLNLSWCDQITKDGIEALVKGCSGLKALFLRGCTQLEDEALKHIQNHCHELVILNLQSCTQISDEGIVKICRGCHRLQSLCVSGCSNLTDASLTALGLNCPRLKILEAARCSHLTDAGFTLLARNCHELEKMDLEECVLITDSTLIQLSIHCPKLQALSLSHCELITDDGILHLSNSTCGHERLQVLELDNCLLITDVTLEHLENCHNLERIELYDCQQVTRAGIKRIRDERTREYGRQDTDKSFFSSQESISPLQQNTYLF, from the exons aatattttctttcttggacATAGTTACTTTGTGTCGATGTGCACAAGTTTCCAAG GCATGGAATGTTTTAGCTCTGGATGGAAGCAACTGGCAAAGAATAGACCTTTTTAACTTTCAAACAGATATAGAG GGTCGTGTTGTGGAAAATATATCGAAAAGGTGTGGTGGGTTCCTGAGACAACTTAGTCTGAGAGGATGTCTTGGTGTTGGAGACTCCTCTTTGAA gACCTTTGCACAGAACTGTAGAAACATTGAACACTTAAATCTAAATGGGTGCACAAAAATTACTGACAG caCGTGTTACAGTCTTAGCAGATTCTGTTCCAAGCTGAAACATCTGGATCTGACATCTTGTGTAGCCATCACAAACAGCTCTTTGAAAGGTTTAAG TGAGGGTTGCAGAAATCTGGAACATTTGAATCTTTCCTGGTGTGATCAGATTACGAAGGATGGTATTGAAGCACTGGTGAAAGGGTGTAGTGGACTAAAAGCTCTATTTCTTAGAGGTTGCACACAG TTAGAAGATGAAGCACTGAAACACATTCAAAATCACTGTCATGAACTTGTAATCCTGAATTTGCAGTCTTGCACA CAAATTTCAGATGAAGGCATTGTAAAAATATGTAGAGGATGCCACAGACTTCAGTCACTGTGTGTTTCTGGTTGTAGCAACCTTACAGATGCTTCTCTCACAGCACTTGGTCTAAACTGTCCAAGGCTGAA GATTTTGGAAGCTGCGAGGTGTTCACATCTTACAGATGCTGGTTTTACCCTTTTAGCACGG AATTGTCATGAGCTGGAAAAGATGGACTTGGAAGAATGCGTTCTG ATAACTGACAGCACATTGATACAACTTTCTATTCACTGTCCTAAGCTACAAGCATTG AGCTTGTCTCACTGTGAATTGATCACTGATGATGGGATTCTTCATCTGAGCAACAGTACATGTGGTCATGAGAGGCTGCAAGTACTAGAGCTTGATAACTGTCTTCTCATCACTGATGTGACTCTGGAACACCTGGAGAACTGCCACAACTTGGAGAGAATTGAGCTATATGACTGTCAGCAAGTCACACGAGCTGGAATCAAAAGAATCAGA GATGAGAGAACCAGGGAATATGGGAGACAAGATACAGACAAGTCTTTCTTCAGTAGCCAGGAATCCATCTCTCCTCTGCAGCAGAACACATACCTGTTTTGA